Proteins found in one Streptococcus anginosus subsp. whileyi MAS624 genomic segment:
- a CDS encoding TIGR01440 family protein: protein MDLQELKKQTQIILTDVLEKSALSSGDIFVLGLSSSEVIGGHIGKNSSQEVGEVIVKTMLELLSERGLYLAVQGCEHVNRALVVEKELAQKQNLEIVNVLPTLHAGGSGQLAAFKYMNSPVEVEFITAQAGMDVGDTAIGMHIKHVQIPVRPILRELGEAHVTALASRPKLIGGARAAYQKDKIRKA, encoded by the coding sequence ATGGATTTACAAGAATTGAAAAAACAAACACAAATCATTTTAACAGATGTTTTAGAAAAATCAGCTCTTTCTTCCGGTGATATTTTTGTACTGGGCTTGTCTTCCAGTGAGGTGATTGGAGGACATATTGGAAAAAATTCCAGTCAAGAAGTGGGAGAAGTTATTGTAAAAACTATGCTGGAGTTGTTATCCGAGCGTGGTCTTTATTTAGCTGTTCAAGGTTGCGAACATGTGAATCGCGCTTTGGTCGTGGAGAAAGAATTAGCGCAAAAACAAAACCTGGAAATTGTCAATGTCTTGCCAACTCTTCATGCTGGTGGAAGTGGTCAATTAGCAGCTTTTAAATATATGAACAGCCCAGTTGAAGTGGAATTTATTACGGCTCAAGCAGGGATGGACGTCGGAGATACGGCAATTGGTATGCATATTAAACACGTCCAAATTCCAGTACGACCAATTTTACGAGAACTAGGAGAAGCGCATGTGACTGCGCTTGCCAGTCGTCCAAAGCTAATCGGTGGAGCGCGAGCTGCTTACCAAAAAGATAAAATTCGGAAAGCATAA
- the tig gene encoding trigger factor, with protein sequence MSVSFENKETNRGVLTFTISQEQIKPELDRVFNSVKKTLNVPGFRKGHLPRPVFNQKFGEEALYQDTLNALLPAAYEAAVKEAEIEVVAQPQFDVASMEKGQDWTITAEVVTKPEVKLGEYKNLEVSVDVSKEVSDADVDAKIERERNNLAELVLKEDKAANGDTVVIDFVGTVDGVEFDGGKGDNFSLELGSGQFIPGFEDQLVGHAAGETVEVNVTFPEDYQATDLAGKDAKFVTTIHEVKEKEVPELDDELAKDIDEDVETLDELKEKYRKELAESKEIAFDDAVESAALDLAVENAEIVELPEEMVHEEVHRSVNEFLGNMQRQGISPDMYFQITGTTQEDLHKQHEADAEKRAKTNLVIEAVAKAEGFEASDEDIEAEIASLAADYNMEVERVRQLLSADMLKHDIVIKKAVELITSTAKVK encoded by the coding sequence ATGTCTGTATCATTTGAAAACAAAGAAACAAATCGCGGAGTTTTGACATTTACAATCAGTCAAGAACAAATCAAGCCAGAATTGGATCGCGTGTTTAACTCAGTTAAGAAAACTCTGAATGTACCAGGTTTCCGTAAAGGTCATCTTCCTCGTCCGGTGTTTAACCAAAAATTTGGGGAAGAAGCTCTTTACCAAGACACACTGAACGCCCTTCTCCCAGCTGCTTATGAAGCTGCAGTTAAAGAAGCAGAAATTGAAGTTGTTGCCCAACCACAATTTGACGTAGCTTCTATGGAAAAAGGTCAAGATTGGACTATTACCGCTGAAGTGGTTACAAAACCTGAAGTAAAATTAGGTGAATATAAAAATCTAGAAGTGTCTGTTGATGTCTCTAAAGAAGTATCTGACGCAGATGTAGACGCAAAAATTGAACGCGAACGCAACAATTTAGCAGAGCTTGTATTAAAAGAAGACAAGGCTGCTAATGGCGACACAGTTGTGATTGACTTTGTTGGAACAGTTGACGGCGTTGAATTTGACGGCGGTAAAGGAGATAACTTCTCACTTGAACTCGGAAGCGGTCAATTCATTCCAGGTTTTGAGGATCAATTGGTTGGACATGCTGCTGGTGAAACAGTAGAAGTAAACGTGACATTCCCAGAAGACTATCAAGCAACAGACCTTGCAGGTAAAGATGCTAAGTTTGTTACAACCATTCATGAAGTCAAAGAAAAAGAAGTTCCAGAACTAGATGATGAACTAGCGAAAGACATTGATGAAGATGTTGAAACACTTGACGAATTAAAAGAAAAATACCGCAAAGAATTAGCTGAATCAAAAGAAATTGCTTTTGATGACGCAGTCGAATCTGCAGCGCTTGATCTTGCAGTAGAAAATGCAGAAATCGTTGAGTTGCCAGAAGAAATGGTTCACGAAGAAGTTCACCGCTCTGTAAATGAATTCCTTGGAAACATGCAACGTCAAGGTATTTCACCAGATATGTATTTCCAAATTACTGGTACAACGCAAGAAGATCTTCACAAGCAACATGAAGCTGATGCTGAAAAACGTGCTAAGACAAACCTTGTGATTGAAGCTGTTGCGAAAGCAGAAGGATTTGAAGCAAGTGATGAAGATATTGAAGCAGAAATTGCTTCTCTTGCCGCTGATTACAATATGGAAGTAGAACGCGTTCGTCAACTTCTTTCAGCAGATATGTTGAAACATGATATTGTGATTAAAAAAGCCGTTGAATTGATTACAAGTACTGCAAAAGTAAAATAA
- the rpoE gene encoding DNA-directed RNA polymerase subunit delta, whose protein sequence is MELEVFAGQEKSELSMIEVARAILETRGRHHEMYFNDLVNEIQNYLEKSNSDIREALPLFYTELNVDGSFIPLGDNKWGLRSWYAIDEVDEEIITLEEDDEETPKKRKKKRVNAFMDGDEDAIDYNDDDPEDEDSYEADPALNYDEDNPDDEKSEVEAYDAEINEIAPDDLGEEVELNEEDEDYSDDEVDGEDEE, encoded by the coding sequence TTGGAATTAGAAGTATTTGCTGGACAAGAAAAAAGTGAACTTTCTATGATTGAAGTAGCGCGTGCTATCTTAGAAACGCGTGGTCGTCATCATGAAATGTATTTTAATGATCTTGTCAATGAAATTCAAAATTACCTTGAAAAATCAAATAGTGATATTCGTGAAGCCTTGCCACTTTTTTATACAGAGCTAAATGTAGACGGCAGTTTCATTCCTCTTGGAGATAACAAATGGGGCTTGCGTTCATGGTATGCGATTGACGAGGTGGATGAAGAAATTATCACACTTGAAGAAGATGATGAAGAAACTCCGAAGAAACGGAAGAAGAAACGTGTGAACGCCTTTATGGACGGAGATGAAGATGCCATTGATTACAATGACGATGATCCAGAAGATGAAGACTCATACGAAGCAGACCCTGCCCTTAATTATGACGAGGACAATCCGGACGACGAGAAGAGTGAAGTTGAAGCGTATGATGCTGAAATCAATGAAATTGCACCTGATGATTTAGGTGAAGAAGTCGAACTCAATGAAGAGGACGAAGATTATTCTGACGATGAAGTAGATGGAGAAGATGAAGAATAG
- a CDS encoding CTP synthase, translating into MATKYIFVTGGVVSSIGKGIVAASLGRLLKNRGLKVTIQKFDPYINIDPGTMSPYQHGEVFVTDDGAETDLDLGHYERFIDINLNKYSNVTTGKIYSEVLRKERKGEYLGATVQVIPHITDALKEKIKRAATTTDSDVIITEVGGTVGDIESLPFLEALRQMKADVGADNVMYIHTTLLPYLKAAGEMKTKPTQHSVKELRGLGIQPNMLVIRTEKPAGQNIKNKLAQFCDVAPEAVIESLDVEHLYQIPLNLQAQNMDQIVCDHLKLDVPEADMTDWSAMVDKVMNLKKQVKIALVGKYVELPDAYISVVEALKHSGYANDAEIKLNWVNANDVTTENVAELLKDADGIIVPGGFGHRGTEGKIATIQYARENDVPMLGICLGMQLTCVEFARHVLGFEDANSSELNPDTKYPVIDLMRDQIDVEDMGGTLRLGLYPSKLKRGSKAAAAYDNQEVVQRRHRHRYEFNNEFRQQFEDAGFVFSGVSPDNRLVEIVEIPENQFFVACQYHPELSSRPNRPEGLYTAFVTAAVENSEK; encoded by the coding sequence ATGGCAACAAAATATATTTTTGTTACAGGTGGTGTAGTTAGTTCGATCGGTAAAGGGATTGTGGCAGCAAGTCTTGGTCGTCTTTTGAAAAACCGTGGTCTTAAGGTAACCATTCAAAAGTTTGACCCATATATCAATATCGACCCAGGAACGATGAGTCCTTACCAACATGGGGAAGTGTTTGTGACGGACGACGGTGCAGAGACAGACTTGGATCTGGGGCACTATGAACGCTTTATTGATATTAACCTAAATAAATATTCAAATGTCACAACGGGTAAGATTTATAGTGAAGTTCTTCGAAAAGAGCGCAAAGGTGAATATCTTGGAGCAACTGTTCAAGTCATTCCACACATTACAGATGCTTTAAAAGAAAAGATTAAACGCGCTGCAACGACAACCGACTCTGATGTGATTATCACAGAAGTGGGGGGGACTGTTGGAGATATTGAAAGTTTGCCATTCTTAGAAGCTCTTCGTCAAATGAAGGCAGATGTCGGTGCAGATAATGTAATGTATATTCACACGACATTGCTTCCTTATCTGAAAGCTGCTGGGGAAATGAAAACGAAGCCCACTCAGCATTCTGTAAAAGAATTGCGTGGTCTGGGTATTCAACCGAATATGCTGGTCATTCGCACTGAAAAGCCAGCAGGTCAAAATATTAAAAATAAATTGGCGCAATTTTGTGACGTAGCACCAGAAGCAGTGATTGAGTCGCTAGATGTGGAACATTTGTATCAAATTCCGCTGAATTTGCAAGCACAAAACATGGACCAAATCGTTTGTGATCACTTGAAGTTGGACGTGCCAGAAGCAGATATGACAGATTGGTCTGCTATGGTTGATAAAGTCATGAACTTGAAGAAACAAGTGAAAATTGCGCTTGTTGGGAAATATGTGGAACTACCAGATGCTTATATCTCTGTTGTAGAAGCTCTCAAGCACTCTGGTTATGCCAATGATGCAGAAATCAAGCTGAATTGGGTCAATGCGAATGATGTCACAACGGAAAATGTCGCCGAATTGTTGAAAGATGCAGACGGTATTATTGTGCCAGGTGGATTTGGTCATCGCGGAACCGAAGGAAAGATTGCGACCATTCAATATGCGCGTGAAAATGATGTGCCAATGCTTGGAATTTGCCTTGGTATGCAGTTGACTTGTGTTGAGTTTGCTCGCCATGTACTAGGATTTGAAGATGCTAATTCTTCAGAATTAAATCCTGATACGAAGTACCCTGTTATTGATTTGATGCGTGATCAGATTGATGTAGAAGACATGGGAGGTACGCTTCGCTTAGGACTGTATCCGTCTAAGTTGAAACGTGGTTCCAAAGCTGCTGCAGCTTATGACAATCAAGAAGTTGTTCAGCGTCGTCACCGCCACCGCTACGAATTTAACAATGAATTCCGTCAACAATTTGAAGACGCAGGATTTGTCTTCTCAGGAGTTTCACCTGATAATCGTCTGGTGGAAATTGTAGAAATTCCAGAAAATCAATTCTTTGTGGCGTGTCAATACCACCCAGAATTATCCAGCCGCCCTAATCGTCCAGAAGGACTTTATACGGCTTTTGTCACAGCTGCGGTTGAAAATAGTGAAAAATAA
- a CDS encoding B3/4 domain-containing protein yields MKFILDESIVALGIKNVVIGIAKNVDPHAPLSASFLKKQKEMEKWALNCDIDEVSDAPVIQGYKDLLQSVGRSVKKNPPTVLALIRNIRHRGSIPHINSIIDIYNVESLHSLLAIGGHDLDKIEEQIEFTVSQNEDVFLPILSTEKHVSPTDYVYRDKKGILAWLDVRDGEHYKFDDETKNAIFIIQGNAHTSVEMRLEALNRIENDLAECMPNLDFETYVIHPEGK; encoded by the coding sequence ATGAAGTTTATACTTGATGAAAGTATCGTAGCGCTTGGAATTAAAAATGTGGTAATTGGCATTGCCAAAAATGTAGATCCACATGCGCCTTTATCCGCTTCATTTTTGAAAAAGCAAAAAGAGATGGAAAAGTGGGCATTGAATTGCGATATCGATGAGGTGTCTGATGCTCCAGTCATTCAAGGCTACAAAGATTTGTTGCAAAGTGTTGGACGTAGTGTCAAGAAGAATCCTCCTACCGTTTTGGCGCTTATTCGGAATATTCGACATCGTGGTTCTATTCCACATATTAACAGTATTATTGATATTTACAATGTCGAATCTTTGCATTCTTTACTAGCTATTGGTGGACATGATTTGGATAAAATAGAGGAGCAGATAGAGTTTACTGTTAGCCAAAATGAAGACGTTTTTCTGCCGATTTTATCTACGGAAAAACACGTTTCTCCCACGGATTACGTCTATCGTGACAAGAAAGGTATTCTAGCGTGGTTGGACGTTCGTGATGGAGAACATTATAAATTTGATGATGAGACAAAAAATGCCATTTTTATCATTCAAGGAAATGCTCATACATCTGTTGAAATGCGTTTAGAAGCACTCAATCGCATTGAGAACGATTTAGCAGAATGTATGCCGAATCTGGATTTTGAAACGTATGTCATTCACCCAGAGGGGAAATAA
- a CDS encoding peptide ABC transporter substrate-binding protein: MKKSKIIAVAGVALLTAGFLTACSGSKSNSAETKFGYVYSGDPETLDYVTSGKATTSDLVTNGVDGLLENDKYGNLVPSMAKSWTVSKDGLTYTYKLRKGAKWYTSEGEEYAEVKAQDFVTGLKHAADKKSEALYLVQNSIKGLDAYVNGQTKDFSTVGVKAVDDYTVQYTLNKPEPYWNSKTTSAIMWPINAEFLKSKGNKFGQSTDPNSILYNGPFLMKAITAKSAVEYVKNKHYWDKDKVKVDSIKLAYYDGQDQDSLARNFKDGAYSYARLFPTSSNFATFEKQFKDNIYTAEAGSGTAALALNIDRQSYNHTAKKTDEEKNSTKKALLNKDFRQALNFALDRESYAAQVNGKDGAATAIRNMFVPSNFVQVGEKSFSDVVEEKLASYGDDWKGVKLADSQNGLYNPTKAKAKFAKAKEALQAQGVKFPIHLDVPTVETSKNYVARMQSLKQSVEKVLGKENVVMDLNMMSEDDFNNVTYYAPNAAGEDWDISGAVGWSPDYQDPSTYLDILKSTSSDNTKTWFGFDSGSENAGAKAVGLDEYNKLVDEAGAETTDIAKRYEKYAAAQAWLTDSSLVLPTMASTGAGTFVSRLQPFSGAFAQTGSKGSSTYYKYIKVGKDAVTKKDYEAAKKKWQKEKVESNKKAQDELADHVK, from the coding sequence ATGAAAAAAAGTAAAATTATTGCAGTAGCAGGGGTAGCCCTACTAACTGCTGGTTTTTTAACAGCTTGCTCGGGTTCGAAATCAAACTCGGCTGAAACAAAATTTGGTTATGTGTATTCTGGTGATCCAGAAACTTTGGATTATGTAACGTCAGGAAAAGCAACCACTAGCGATCTTGTGACAAATGGAGTTGACGGATTGTTAGAAAATGACAAATATGGAAATCTTGTACCATCAATGGCTAAGTCATGGACTGTATCAAAAGATGGTTTAACCTATACTTATAAACTTCGTAAGGGTGCCAAATGGTACACATCAGAAGGGGAAGAATACGCAGAAGTTAAAGCGCAAGACTTTGTAACTGGTTTGAAACATGCTGCCGATAAAAAATCTGAGGCGCTTTATTTGGTTCAAAACTCAATTAAAGGTTTAGATGCTTACGTGAATGGTCAAACAAAAGACTTTTCAACGGTAGGTGTGAAAGCAGTTGATGATTATACTGTTCAGTATACATTGAACAAGCCAGAACCATATTGGAATTCTAAGACAACCTCTGCCATTATGTGGCCAATCAATGCCGAATTTTTGAAATCTAAAGGAAATAAATTTGGTCAATCAACAGACCCTAACTCAATCCTTTATAATGGACCATTCTTGATGAAAGCTATCACAGCAAAATCTGCGGTAGAATATGTGAAAAACAAACATTATTGGGATAAAGATAAAGTAAAAGTTGATAGCATTAAACTTGCTTACTATGATGGTCAAGACCAAGACTCATTGGCTCGTAATTTCAAAGATGGGGCATACTCATACGCACGCCTCTTCCCAACAAGTTCAAACTTTGCAACTTTTGAAAAACAATTCAAGGACAATATCTATACAGCAGAAGCAGGCTCTGGAACGGCTGCTTTAGCCCTTAATATTGACCGTCAATCTTACAACCATACGGCTAAGAAAACAGATGAAGAAAAAAATTCAACGAAAAAGGCATTGTTGAACAAAGACTTCCGTCAAGCTTTGAACTTTGCACTTGACCGCGAATCTTATGCAGCACAAGTAAATGGTAAAGATGGTGCTGCCACAGCAATCCGTAACATGTTTGTACCATCAAATTTTGTTCAAGTTGGTGAAAAATCATTTAGTGATGTTGTAGAAGAAAAATTAGCAAGCTATGGCGATGACTGGAAGGGTGTCAAACTAGCTGATTCACAAAATGGCTTGTACAATCCAACAAAAGCAAAAGCAAAATTTGCAAAAGCAAAAGAAGCTTTGCAAGCTCAAGGTGTGAAATTCCCAATCCATTTAGATGTTCCTACTGTAGAAACTTCTAAGAACTATGTTGCTCGTATGCAATCTTTGAAACAGTCTGTTGAAAAAGTACTTGGTAAAGAAAATGTTGTCATGGACTTGAACATGATGTCAGAAGATGACTTTAACAACGTCACTTACTATGCTCCAAATGCAGCTGGCGAAGATTGGGATATCTCAGGCGCTGTTGGTTGGAGTCCCGACTATCAAGATCCATCTACTTATCTTGACATTTTGAAATCAACATCTTCTGATAATACGAAAACTTGGTTTGGATTTGACTCTGGTAGTGAAAATGCTGGTGCTAAAGCAGTTGGCTTGGACGAATATAATAAATTAGTCGATGAAGCAGGTGCAGAAACAACAGACATTGCAAAACGTTATGAAAAATATGCAGCAGCACAAGCTTGGTTAACAGACAGTTCACTTGTCTTACCAACAATGGCTTCAACTGGTGCAGGAACATTTGTGTCACGTCTTCAACCATTCTCAGGTGCGTTTGCACAAACAGGTAGCAAAGGTAGCTCAACCTACTATAAATACATTAAAGTCGGTAAAGATGCTGTTACGAAGAAAGACTATGAAGCAGCTAAGAAGAAATGGCAAAAAGAAAAAGTTGAATCTAACAAAAAAGCTCAAGACGAATTAGCTGATCATGTAAAATAA
- a CDS encoding peptide ABC transporter substrate-binding protein produces MKKSKIITLAALALLATGALAACSSSKTSSGNKTFSYIYEQDPDNLNYLTTGKAATANLTSNVIDGLLENDRYGNLVPSVAKDWTVSKDGLTYTYTLRKGVKWYTSEGEEYAEVKAQDFVTGLKYATDNKSDAIYLVQDSVKGLDAYMKGENKDFSSVGIKAVDDYTVQYTLNRPESFWNSKTTMGVLAPVNAEFLKSKGNKFAQATDPSSLLYNGPYLLKSITAKSSVEFAKNPNYWDKKNVHIDNIKLSYYDGQDQDKLAKGFSDGSFTNAKVFPTSPSYASVSKKYKNNIVYTPQDATTYLVATNIDRQSYNHTSKTTDAQKTSTKKALLNKDFRQAITFAFDRTAYASQVNGKDGATKMLRNLFVPPTFVQTDDKSFVELVKEKLIGYDESWKDVNLNDAQDGLYNPTKAKEKLAKAKAALQADGVQFPIHIDMPVDQTATNKVQRVQSLKQSIEKNLGKENVVIDIQQMSKDDVNNITYFAESAAAEDWDLSDNVGWSPDFQDPSTYLDVIKPSSGESTKTYLGFDAGTNNAAAAQVGMNEYEKLLNEAEKETNNTNARYEKYAAAQAWLTDNALVIPTTTLTGRPILSRTVPFSNAFAWSGNKGNSETILYKYLEIQDEPVTQNQYKKAMEKWNKKRTESNKKAQEELANHVK; encoded by the coding sequence ATGAAGAAAAGTAAAATCATTACCCTTGCAGCGCTAGCCTTGCTTGCAACAGGAGCTCTAGCAGCTTGTTCTAGCTCTAAAACAAGCTCGGGGAACAAAACATTCTCATATATTTATGAGCAAGATCCAGATAACCTGAACTATTTGACAACTGGGAAAGCAGCTACTGCAAATCTTACCAGTAATGTCATTGACGGACTCTTGGAAAATGACCGTTACGGAAATCTAGTTCCTTCTGTAGCGAAGGATTGGACAGTCTCCAAGGATGGCTTGACTTATACTTATACACTTCGTAAGGGTGTGAAATGGTACACATCAGAGGGTGAAGAGTATGCAGAAGTTAAGGCACAAGACTTTGTGACAGGCTTAAAATATGCTACGGATAATAAATCTGATGCTATTTACTTGGTGCAAGATTCTGTTAAAGGCTTGGATGCTTACATGAAGGGTGAAAATAAAGATTTCTCTTCTGTCGGTATCAAAGCAGTTGATGATTACACGGTTCAATACACGCTTAATCGACCAGAAAGCTTTTGGAATTCTAAAACAACAATGGGCGTTCTAGCACCAGTTAATGCAGAATTTTTGAAATCAAAAGGCAATAAATTTGCACAAGCAACAGACCCATCTAGTCTTCTTTATAATGGTCCATACTTGCTGAAATCTATCACAGCGAAATCGTCTGTTGAATTTGCTAAAAATCCAAACTACTGGGATAAGAAAAATGTGCACATTGACAACATCAAGCTGTCTTACTATGATGGTCAAGACCAAGACAAACTTGCTAAAGGATTTAGTGATGGCTCATTTACCAATGCTAAAGTATTTCCAACTAGCCCAAGTTATGCTTCTGTCAGCAAGAAATACAAAAACAACATCGTTTATACTCCACAAGATGCAACAACTTACTTAGTAGCTACAAATATTGATCGTCAATCTTACAATCACACTTCAAAGACAACAGATGCTCAAAAAACTTCTACTAAGAAAGCTTTGCTAAACAAGGATTTCCGTCAAGCGATTACCTTTGCATTTGACCGCACTGCTTATGCATCACAGGTGAATGGTAAAGACGGTGCGACGAAGATGCTCCGTAATCTCTTTGTACCACCAACGTTTGTTCAAACAGATGACAAGAGCTTTGTAGAATTGGTCAAAGAAAAATTGATTGGCTACGATGAAAGTTGGAAAGATGTCAACTTAAATGATGCGCAAGATGGGCTTTATAATCCAACTAAAGCTAAAGAAAAATTAGCGAAAGCGAAAGCAGCGCTTCAAGCAGATGGCGTTCAATTCCCAATCCACATTGATATGCCAGTTGACCAAACAGCAACTAATAAAGTTCAACGTGTGCAATCATTGAAACAATCTATTGAAAAAAATCTTGGGAAAGAAAATGTTGTGATTGATATTCAACAAATGTCTAAAGACGACGTGAATAATATCACTTACTTTGCCGAATCCGCAGCGGCAGAAGATTGGGATCTTTCTGATAATGTTGGTTGGAGTCCAGACTTCCAAGACCCATCTACCTATCTTGATGTTATCAAACCTTCAAGCGGTGAAAGCACTAAGACCTATCTAGGATTTGATGCAGGCACGAACAACGCTGCTGCAGCACAAGTTGGTATGAACGAATATGAAAAGTTGTTGAATGAGGCTGAAAAAGAAACCAACAATACGAATGCACGCTATGAAAAATATGCTGCAGCCCAAGCTTGGTTGACTGATAATGCATTGGTCATTCCAACAACAACACTAACGGGTCGCCCAATTCTTTCTCGTACAGTACCATTTAGTAATGCCTTTGCTTGGTCAGGAAACAAGGGAAATAGTGAAACAATTCTCTATAAATACCTTGAAATCCAAGATGAGCCTGTGACTCAAAATCAATACAAGAAGGCAATGGAAAAATGGAATAAAAAGCGCACAGAGTCTAATAAAAAGGCTCAAGAAGAACTTGCAAATCATGTTAAATAA